The proteins below are encoded in one region of Salmo salar chromosome ssa02, Ssal_v3.1, whole genome shotgun sequence:
- the LOC106593780 gene encoding BRCA1-associated ATM activator 1 isoform X1: MDSECLVLLPRVCAVLADPRQSLPDDTSLEKLLDWFTGLTKEDHGLALLESCPCLVDYISTVCLDKTTHPSMLSFSLKLSGLLAASQHGFNLLQDRSILGMAYDSERWQVAGLWEDPSVRIGWIHGLSNMMRHTQAFHFLDQAGLTKPLLQLQTDPSLFVASAANHLLARLLTFHQPATTSHTTQGNGLTVPPNKEEVELDVTMETSPGSGCSITMEILKHLESSLESDSHTQVLQGLRLLALTIPKLEAPLRGWVIRRVLRPLEGLVLEGRRAVTQPLMDVLLATYRSGPCDSRLVSLMASMLNSQNPSDAALCAAAILHPETCPPGLRQKVVAVLLGPLQMVTGVTLLDWHNDRHTDGQTDHRHTDGQTDHSHTVDDNRQTDGQTDHRHTDEDHRQTDGQTDHRHTDTDQDRQTEGRSSLSLLRDHLNHKPSCISLLCVSVSSAPYITDMESSAAVILAVVSLLRICNGHSPESKAAIGCSKASTNLIGCSKVQRCGLDSLASLSTCPGAVERVVEVFHVLVQNLQNPDSDPTVLQKNYQAMLRWLSVSAESSSLADLVNEDLLPVLKKRVCDVRWEVRDSTLEFLGQLCEAFSCTVTPILLEALCDQESYVRASAISALARTLPLSDQQGEPGNQTQEQTLGQLLHILSQDSEGFPRRAVVQFFINWQKTHPSSSSSSSSLRSVLSLGSTDLDWEVKVHTLELVELLMEETLPGHQESELGSAPPPYGGSGGTNLLTHTDLTHPYAVTPSQPSPLLTHTTTDTHTPPTHTSVVCGLSRLVELGVVTALLNGLFDCDRPVALKACSLLLRLRDAVCVPRSLGKGAMTTDDATATVAKVTFDLRGQVWEREVTRKLQEKRGSGWVKESREVGCDRLNRNRVSDRTDGAGSEACDRLTGKSVCEVLWSLGLEERQSVLSLSSDHVQNSPLSLLEDILNPTHTSLTDEVIVDCY; encoded by the exons ATGGACAGTGAGTGCCTGGTGTTGTTGCCTCGGGTGTGCGCTGTACTAGCGGACCCCAGACAGTCCCTACCAGATGACACCAGCCTCGAGAAACTGCTGGACTGGTTCACTGGTCTCACCAAGGAGg ACCATGGCCTGGCCCTGTTGGAGTCCTGCCCCTGTCTGGTGGACTACATATCCACTGTGTGTCTTGATAAAACTACACATCCCAGCATGCTTTCCTTCAGCCTCAAGCTTTCCGGCCTGCTGGCGGCCAGCCAACACGGCTTCAACCTGCTGCAG GATCGATCCATCCTGGGCATGGCCTACGACAGCGAGCGCTGGCAGGTGGCTGGCCTATGGGAGGATCCGAGCGTGCGGATTGGCTGGATCCATGGCCTGAGTAACATGATGCGCCACACACAGGCCTTCCACTTCCTGGATCAGGCTG GCCTGACCAAACCCCTCCTCCAGCTACAGACTGACCCCAGCCTATTCGTCGCCTCAGCCGCAAATCACCTCCTGGCCCGCCTCCTAACCTTCCACCAGCCAGCTACAACCTCACACACAACCCAGGGGAATGGCCTCACTGTTCCACCCAATAAGGAAGAGGTAGAATTGGACGTAACCATGGAGACAAGTCCAGGAAGCGGGTGttccatcaccatggagatcttgAAGCACCTGGAGAGCTCTCTGGAGTCAGACAGCCACACCCAG GTGCTCCAGGGGCTGAGGCTGCTGGCCCTGACTATCCCCAAGCTGGAAGCTCCTCTCCGGGGATGGGTGATCAGGCGAGTCCTGAGGCCTCTGGAGGGGTTGGTCCTAGAAGGCCGCAGAGCAGTCACACAGCCTCTAATGGACGTCCTACTGGCTACATACAG GTCCGGTCCGTGTGACTCCAGACTCGTCTCTCTGATGGCGTCCATGTTGAACTCCCAGAATCCCTCTGACGCTGCGCTGTGTGCCGCCGCCATCCTCCATCCGGAGACCTG TCCTCCaggcctcagacagaaggtcgTAGCTGTTCTACTGGGACCTCTACAGATGGTTACTGGAGTAACTCTGCTGGACTGGCACAATGACAGACACACTGATGGACAGACTGACCACAGACACACTGATGGACAGACTGACCACAGTCACACTGTTGATGACAACAGACAGACTGATGGACAGACTGACCACAGACACACTGATGAagaccacagacagactgatgGACAGACTgaccacagacacactgacactgaccaggacagacagacggagggtcgtagctctctctctctcctgcgggATCATCTCAATCACAAACCCTCCTgtatctctctgctctgtgtctctgtgtccagtgctCCCTACATAACAGACATG gagTCATCTGCCGCTGTCATCCTTGCTGTGGTGTCACTCCTGAGGATCTGTAACGGCCACTCACCCGAGAGCAAGGCTGCTATTGGCTGTAGCAAAGCATCCACCAACCTGATTGGCTGCAGCAAGGTCCAGAGGTGTGGCCTAGACTCCCTGGCTAGTCTTAGCACCTGCCCTG GAGCTGTGGAACGGGTGGTGGAGGTGTTCCATGTTCTAGTGCAGAACCTACAGAACCCTGACTCAGACCCCACC GTGCTCCAGAAGAACTACCAGGCCATGTTGAGGTGGCTTAGTGTGTCTGCAGAGTCTTCCTCACTGGCTGATCTGGTCAATGAAG accTCCTTCCCGTGCTAAAGAAGCGTGTGTGTGACGTGCGTTGGGAGGTTCGAGACTCCACTCTAGAGTTCCTCGGCCAGCTGTGTGAGGCGTTCAGCTGCACTGTCACTCCTATCCTGCTGGAGGCGCTGTGTGATCAGGAGAGCTATGTGAGGGCTAGTGCCATCTCTGCCCTGGCCAGGACTCTACCACTCAGTGACCAGCAGGGGGAGCCAGGGAACCAGACACAG GAGCAGACCCTGGGTCAGTTACTACACATCCTGTCTCAGGATTCAGAGGGCTTCCCCAGACGTGCTGTGGTCCAGTTCTTCATCAACTGGCAAAAGACAcacccatcatcctcctcctcctcctcctcgctgcGTTCTGTCCTATCGCTGGGCAGCACTGATCTGGACTGGGAGGTCAAAGTTCACACCCTGGAGCTGGTTGAGCTCCTGATGGAGGAAACACTTCCAGGTCACCAGGAGTCAGAGCTGGGGTCAGCTCCTCCCCCTTACGGTGGCTCTGGAGGGACAAAcctactaacacacactgacctcacACACCCCTACGCTGTGACGCCAAGCCAGCCCTCACCCCTTCTAACACACACcacaactgacacacacacacccccaacacacacatctgtagtgtgtggtctgtctCGGTTGGTGGAGCTCGGTGTTGTAACAGCGTTACTCAACGGCCTGTTTGATTGTGACAGACCTGTAGCTTTAAAAGCCTGTAGTCTGTTGCTACGACTACGAGACGCGGTGTGTGTCCCCCGGTCGCTAGGGAAAGGTGCTATGACAACTGACGACGCCACAGCAACCGTTGCCAAGGTGACTTTTGACCTGAGGGGTCAGGTTTGGGAGCGGGAGGTCACGAGGAAgttacaggagaagagaggatctGGTTGGGTTAAAGAGTCCAGGGAAGTAGGTTGTGATAGGCTGAACAGGAACAGAGTTTCTGATAGGACAGACGGGGCTGGTTCCGAAGCCTGCGATAGGTTGACAgggaagagtgtgtgtgaggtGCTGTGGTCGTTGGgtctagaggagagacagagtgtgttatCACTGAGCAGTGACCATGTCCAgaactcacccctctctctactggaGGACATCCTGAACCCTACACACACCTCACTCACTGACGAGGTTATAgtagactgttactga
- the LOC106593780 gene encoding BRCA1-associated ATM activator 1 isoform X2: MDSECLVLLPRVCAVLADPRQSLPDDTSLEKLLDWFTGLTKEGLTKPLLQLQTDPSLFVASAANHLLARLLTFHQPATTSHTTQGNGLTVPPNKEEVELDVTMETSPGSGCSITMEILKHLESSLESDSHTQVLQGLRLLALTIPKLEAPLRGWVIRRVLRPLEGLVLEGRRAVTQPLMDVLLATYRSGPCDSRLVSLMASMLNSQNPSDAALCAAAILHPETCPPGLRQKVVAVLLGPLQMVTGVTLLDWHNDRHTDGQTDHRHTDGQTDHSHTVDDNRQTDGQTDHRHTDEDHRQTDGQTDHRHTDTDQDRQTEGRSSLSLLRDHLNHKPSCISLLCVSVSSAPYITDMESSAAVILAVVSLLRICNGHSPESKAAIGCSKASTNLIGCSKVQRCGLDSLASLSTCPGAVERVVEVFHVLVQNLQNPDSDPTVLQKNYQAMLRWLSVSAESSSLADLVNEDLLPVLKKRVCDVRWEVRDSTLEFLGQLCEAFSCTVTPILLEALCDQESYVRASAISALARTLPLSDQQGEPGNQTQEQTLGQLLHILSQDSEGFPRRAVVQFFINWQKTHPSSSSSSSSLRSVLSLGSTDLDWEVKVHTLELVELLMEETLPGHQESELGSAPPPYGGSGGTNLLTHTDLTHPYAVTPSQPSPLLTHTTTDTHTPPTHTSVVCGLSRLVELGVVTALLNGLFDCDRPVALKACSLLLRLRDAVCVPRSLGKGAMTTDDATATVAKVTFDLRGQVWEREVTRKLQEKRGSGWVKESREVGCDRLNRNRVSDRTDGAGSEACDRLTGKSVCEVLWSLGLEERQSVLSLSSDHVQNSPLSLLEDILNPTHTSLTDEVIVDCY; encoded by the exons ATGGACAGTGAGTGCCTGGTGTTGTTGCCTCGGGTGTGCGCTGTACTAGCGGACCCCAGACAGTCCCTACCAGATGACACCAGCCTCGAGAAACTGCTGGACTGGTTCACTGGTCTCACCAAGGAGg GCCTGACCAAACCCCTCCTCCAGCTACAGACTGACCCCAGCCTATTCGTCGCCTCAGCCGCAAATCACCTCCTGGCCCGCCTCCTAACCTTCCACCAGCCAGCTACAACCTCACACACAACCCAGGGGAATGGCCTCACTGTTCCACCCAATAAGGAAGAGGTAGAATTGGACGTAACCATGGAGACAAGTCCAGGAAGCGGGTGttccatcaccatggagatcttgAAGCACCTGGAGAGCTCTCTGGAGTCAGACAGCCACACCCAG GTGCTCCAGGGGCTGAGGCTGCTGGCCCTGACTATCCCCAAGCTGGAAGCTCCTCTCCGGGGATGGGTGATCAGGCGAGTCCTGAGGCCTCTGGAGGGGTTGGTCCTAGAAGGCCGCAGAGCAGTCACACAGCCTCTAATGGACGTCCTACTGGCTACATACAG GTCCGGTCCGTGTGACTCCAGACTCGTCTCTCTGATGGCGTCCATGTTGAACTCCCAGAATCCCTCTGACGCTGCGCTGTGTGCCGCCGCCATCCTCCATCCGGAGACCTG TCCTCCaggcctcagacagaaggtcgTAGCTGTTCTACTGGGACCTCTACAGATGGTTACTGGAGTAACTCTGCTGGACTGGCACAATGACAGACACACTGATGGACAGACTGACCACAGACACACTGATGGACAGACTGACCACAGTCACACTGTTGATGACAACAGACAGACTGATGGACAGACTGACCACAGACACACTGATGAagaccacagacagactgatgGACAGACTgaccacagacacactgacactgaccaggacagacagacggagggtcgtagctctctctctctcctgcgggATCATCTCAATCACAAACCCTCCTgtatctctctgctctgtgtctctgtgtccagtgctCCCTACATAACAGACATG gagTCATCTGCCGCTGTCATCCTTGCTGTGGTGTCACTCCTGAGGATCTGTAACGGCCACTCACCCGAGAGCAAGGCTGCTATTGGCTGTAGCAAAGCATCCACCAACCTGATTGGCTGCAGCAAGGTCCAGAGGTGTGGCCTAGACTCCCTGGCTAGTCTTAGCACCTGCCCTG GAGCTGTGGAACGGGTGGTGGAGGTGTTCCATGTTCTAGTGCAGAACCTACAGAACCCTGACTCAGACCCCACC GTGCTCCAGAAGAACTACCAGGCCATGTTGAGGTGGCTTAGTGTGTCTGCAGAGTCTTCCTCACTGGCTGATCTGGTCAATGAAG accTCCTTCCCGTGCTAAAGAAGCGTGTGTGTGACGTGCGTTGGGAGGTTCGAGACTCCACTCTAGAGTTCCTCGGCCAGCTGTGTGAGGCGTTCAGCTGCACTGTCACTCCTATCCTGCTGGAGGCGCTGTGTGATCAGGAGAGCTATGTGAGGGCTAGTGCCATCTCTGCCCTGGCCAGGACTCTACCACTCAGTGACCAGCAGGGGGAGCCAGGGAACCAGACACAG GAGCAGACCCTGGGTCAGTTACTACACATCCTGTCTCAGGATTCAGAGGGCTTCCCCAGACGTGCTGTGGTCCAGTTCTTCATCAACTGGCAAAAGACAcacccatcatcctcctcctcctcctcctcgctgcGTTCTGTCCTATCGCTGGGCAGCACTGATCTGGACTGGGAGGTCAAAGTTCACACCCTGGAGCTGGTTGAGCTCCTGATGGAGGAAACACTTCCAGGTCACCAGGAGTCAGAGCTGGGGTCAGCTCCTCCCCCTTACGGTGGCTCTGGAGGGACAAAcctactaacacacactgacctcacACACCCCTACGCTGTGACGCCAAGCCAGCCCTCACCCCTTCTAACACACACcacaactgacacacacacacccccaacacacacatctgtagtgtgtggtctgtctCGGTTGGTGGAGCTCGGTGTTGTAACAGCGTTACTCAACGGCCTGTTTGATTGTGACAGACCTGTAGCTTTAAAAGCCTGTAGTCTGTTGCTACGACTACGAGACGCGGTGTGTGTCCCCCGGTCGCTAGGGAAAGGTGCTATGACAACTGACGACGCCACAGCAACCGTTGCCAAGGTGACTTTTGACCTGAGGGGTCAGGTTTGGGAGCGGGAGGTCACGAGGAAgttacaggagaagagaggatctGGTTGGGTTAAAGAGTCCAGGGAAGTAGGTTGTGATAGGCTGAACAGGAACAGAGTTTCTGATAGGACAGACGGGGCTGGTTCCGAAGCCTGCGATAGGTTGACAgggaagagtgtgtgtgaggtGCTGTGGTCGTTGGgtctagaggagagacagagtgtgttatCACTGAGCAGTGACCATGTCCAgaactcacccctctctctactggaGGACATCCTGAACCCTACACACACCTCACTCACTGACGAGGTTATAgtagactgttactga